One part of the Lathamus discolor isolate bLatDis1 chromosome 23, bLatDis1.hap1, whole genome shotgun sequence genome encodes these proteins:
- the ITGA7 gene encoding integrin alpha-7 isoform X6, producing MVGAARLWPLWLWLLPAAAFNLDTGSAVLKDGASGSFFGFAVALHRQLSPEPAGWLLVGAPQAPALPSQGANRTGGLFACPLTLEPSDCWRVPIDDGVDLERESKENQWLGVSVSSQGAGGKIVTCAHRYEARHRVRQPLETRDVLGRCFVLGQDLRDEPEGGDWSFCRGRPQGHEQFGSCQQGLAAAFSPDRLYLLLGAPGTYNWKGTLRVELLPQSPLDPLRFDDGPYEAGGEKEQDPTLIPVPANSYLGFSVASGAGLTRRQELSFVTGAPRANHTGAVVILRRDSANRLVPEAVVPGQQLSSAFGHSVAVLDLNSDGWLDLVVGAPHFFERQKEIGGAAYVYINPSGRWDAATPLRLNGTRGSMFGIALSAAGDLNHDGFEDLAVGAPFDGAGKVYIYHGSRLGIVAAPAQVLDGEAVGVTAFGYSLSGGLDVDGNLYPDLLVGSLSDTVVLYRARPVVHVSSNVTLDPPNIDLEQSNCRHHEGVCVDVGACFSYTASPGSFGPRLALQYVLDADAERRRLGHAPRGAFLSRRSSDPEHQFSGTVELPRQQARVCVTATFQLQDNIRDKLRPITMSLAYGIHGDGATRQRQDSARLRRGSVLPPLSPALSPQQPNSHRTEVHFLKQGCGDDKICQSNLQLHFQFCARIGDAEFLPLPRGDDGAAILAISDQKDVALEIYVTNEPSEPAEPQRDGDDAHEALLSASFPPELPYSALRQDEGHPAEKPVLCLANQNGSRVECELGNPLRRGAEVRFFLILSTSGITLQTTDLAVELVLSTISEQPGLVPVVARARVVIELPLSVTGVAVPPRLFFGGTVRGESAVKHESQVGSAVRFEVTVSNRGQSVKTLGSAFLTLLWPHELPNGKWLLYPLYMELVVAPGQALPCSPAANPLRLALEPQGQTEQPTPGAWWVPAPAERRRNVTLDCAQGTARCRPFRCPLPSFERAAVLSARGRLWNGTFLEEFLAVTSVELIVRASVSVTSSIKNLVLRDASVQIPISIYLDPGAAVAGGVPWWVILLAVLAGIILLALLVAGLWKVGFFRRARAVPPALPQHHAVKIPREQRPQFREEKTGTIQRKEWAALSDGGDGRVTPSSA from the exons ATGGTGGGCGCTGCCCGGCTCTGGCCGCTCTGGCTGTGGTTGCTGCCCGCCGCCGCCTTCAACCTGGACACGGGCAGCGCCGTGCTCAAGGACGGTGCCAGCGGCAGCTTCTTCGGCTTCGCCGTGGCGCTGCACCGGCAGCTGAGCCCCGAACCCGCGGGTTG GCTGCTGGTGGGGGCCCCACAGGCACCAGCGCTGCCCAGCCAAGGTGCCAACCGCACTGGGGGACTCTTTGCCTGCCCCCTGACCCTGGAGCCCTCTGACTGCTGGCGGGTGCCCATTGATGATGGAG TGGACCTGGAGCGGGAGAGCAAAGAGAACCAGTGGCTGGGGGTGAGTGTGTCAAGCCAGGGTGCAGGCGGCAAGATTGTG ACCTGCGCGCACCGGTACGAGGCACGGCACCGCGTGCGGCAGCCGCTGGAGACCCGGGACGTTCTCGGCCGCTGCTTTGTGCTGGGCCAGGACCTGCGGGACGAGCCTGAGGGCGGTGACTGGAGCTTCTGCCGGGGGCGGCCGCAGGGCCACGAGCAGTTCGGGTCCTGCCAGCAAGGCCTGGCCGCAGCCTTCAGCCCTGACCGCCTCtacctgctgctgggagcacccGGCACCTACAACTGGAAGG GGACCCTGCGCGTGGAGCTGCTGCCCCAAAGCCCCCTGGACCCGCTGCGCTTCGACGACGGCCCCTACGAGGCAGGGGGCGAGAAGGAGCAGGACCCCACGCTCATCCCTGTGCCCGCCAACAGTTACCTGG GGTTCTCGGTGGCGTCGGGCGCGGGGCTGACGCGGCGGCAGGAGCTGAGCTTCGTCACCGGCGCCCCCCGCGCCAACCACACCGGAGCCGTTGTCATCCTGCGCCGCGACAGCGCGAACCGGCTGGTGCCCGAGGCCGTGGTGCcggggcagcagctcagctccgCCTTCGGGCACAGCGTGGCCGTGCTGGACCTCAACAGCGACGG GTGGCTGGACCTGGTGGTGGGGGCCCCCCACTTCTTCGAGCGCCAGAAGGAGATCGGGGGCGCCGCCTACGTCTACATCAACCCCTCGGGGCGCTGGGACGCCGCCACCCCCCTGCGCCTCAATGGCACCCGCGGCTCCATGTTCGGCATCGCCCTCAGCGCCGCCGGGGACCTCAACCACGACGGCTTCGAGG ACCTGGCCGTTGGAGCCCCCTTCGACGGCGCCGGCAAAGTCTACATCTACCACGGCAGCAGACTGGGCATTGTGGCTGCACCGGCgcag GTGCTGGACGGGGAGGCCGTGGGGGTAACGGCATTCGGGTATTCGCTCTCGGGGGGGCTGGACGTGGATGGGAACCTCTACCCTGACCTGCTTGTGGGATCCCTCTCAGACACTGTGGTGCTGTACAG AGCCCGCCCCGTCGTCCACGTCTCCAGCAATGTGACCCTGGACCCCCCCAACATCGACCTGGAGCAGAGCAACTGCCGGCACCACGAAGGCGTCTG CGTGGACGTCGGCGCCTGCTTCAGCTACACAGCCAGTCCTGGCAGCTTCGGCCCCCGCCTCG CGCTGCAGTACGTGCTGGACGCGGATGCTGAAAGGCGGCGCCTCGGCCACGCTCCCCGCGGCGCCTTCCTGAGCCGGCGCAGCTCAGACCCCGAGCACCAGTTCTCCGGCACCGTGGAGCTGCCGCGGCAGCAGGCGCGGGTCTGCGTCACAGCCACCTTCCAGCTCCAG GACAACATCCGTGACAAGCTGCGCCCCATCACCATGTCCTTGGCTTATGGCATCCATGGAGATGGGGCCACGCGGCAGCGCCAGGATTCAGCACGGCTCCGCCGGGGCTCGGTCCTGCCACCACTGTCACCTGCGCTAAGCCCACAGCAGCCCAACAGCCACCGCACTGAG gTTCACTTCCTgaagcagggctgtggggacGACAAGATCTGTCAGAGCAACCTCCAGCTCCACTTCCAGTTCTGCGCCCGCATCGGGGATGCCGAGTTCCTGCCACTGCCACG ggggGACGATGGTGCCGCCATCCTCGCCATCAGTGACCAGAAGGACGTGGCCCTGGAGATCTACGTCACCAATGAGCCCTCGGAGCCGGCAGAGCCGCAGCGGGATGGGGATGACGCACATGAGGCGCTGCTCAGCGCCTCCTTTCCCCCCGAGCTGCCCTACTCTGCCCTGCGTCAGGATGAGGGGCACCCCGCG GAGAAGCCGGTGCTGTGTCTCGCCAACCAGAATGGCTCCCGAGTGGAATGTGAGCTTGGGAACCCCCTGCGGCGTGGGGCCGAG GTCCGGTTCTTCCTCATCCTCAGCACCTCAGGCATCACGCTTCAGACCACAGACCTGGCGGTGGAGCTGGTGCTGTCCAC CATCAGCGAGCAGCCGGGGCTGGTGCCGGTGGTGGCTCGTGCACGTGTGGTCATCGAGCTGCCACTCTCAGTGACAGG CGTGGCGGTGCCACCGCGGCTCTTCTTTGGCGGCACCGTGCGGGGAGAGAGCGCCGTGAAGCACGAGAGCCAAGTGGGCAGCGCTGTGCGCTTCGAGGTGACG GTCTCCAACCGGGGCCAGTCGGTGAAGACGCTGGGCTCAGCCTTCCTGACGCTGCTCTGGCCCCACGAGCTCCCCAACGGGAAGTGGCTCCTGTACCCGCTGTACATGGAGCTGGTGGTGGCCCCAGGGCAAGCactgccctgcagccctgctgccaacCCCCTGCGCCTGGCACTG GAGCCCCAGGGGCAGACAGAGCAGCCCACACCGGGGGCCTGGTGGGTGCCGGCACCCGCCGAGAGGAGGAGGAATGTCACGTTG GACTGTGCCCAGGGCACTGCACGCTGCCGGCCATTCCGCTGCCCATTGCCCAGCTTTGAGCGCGCAGCTGTGCTGAGCGCTCGCGGCCGCCTCTGGAACGGCACCTTCCTGGAG GAGTTCCTGGCTGTCACCTCGGTGGAGCTCATCGTCCGCGCAAGCGTCTCGGTGACCTCCTCTATCAAGAACCTGGTGCTGAGGGATGCGTCGGTGCAG ATCCCCATCAGCATCTACCTGGACCCCGGCGCAGCGGTGGCGGGTGGTGTGCCCTGGTGGGTGAtcctgctggcagtgctggccGGCATCATCCTCCTGGCACTGCTCGTGGCCGGGCTCTGGAAG GTCGGGTTCTTCCGCCGGGCACGAGCGGTGCCGCCTGCGCTGCCGCAGCACCACGCGGTGAAGATCCCGCGGGAGCAGCGGCCGCAGTTCCGCGAGGAGAAGAC
- the ITGA7 gene encoding integrin alpha-7 isoform X5 has product MVGAARLWPLWLWLLPAAAFNLDTGSAVLKDGASGSFFGFAVALHRQLSPEPAGWLLVGAPQAPALPSQGANRTGGLFACPLTLEPSDCWRVPIDDGVDLERESKENQWLGVSVSSQGAGGKIVTCAHRYEARHRVRQPLETRDVLGRCFVLGQDLRDEPEGGDWSFCRGRPQGHEQFGSCQQGLAAAFSPDRLYLLLGAPGTYNWKGFSVASGAGLTRRQELSFVTGAPRANHTGAVVILRRDSANRLVPEAVVPGQQLSSAFGHSVAVLDLNSDGWLDLVVGAPHFFERQKEIGGAAYVYINPSGRWDAATPLRLNGTRGSMFGIALSAAGDLNHDGFEDLAVGAPFDGAGKVYIYHGSRLGIVAAPAQVLDGEAVGVTAFGYSLSGGLDVDGNLYPDLLVGSLSDTVVLYRARPVVHVSSNVTLDPPNIDLEQSNCRHHEGVCVDVGACFSYTASPGSFGPRLALQYVLDADAERRRLGHAPRGAFLSRRSSDPEHQFSGTVELPRQQARVCVTATFQLQDNIRDKLRPITMSLAYGIHGDGATRQRQDSARLRRGSVLPPLSPALSPQQPNSHRTEVHFLKQGCGDDKICQSNLQLHFQFCARIGDAEFLPLPRGDDGAAILAISDQKDVALEIYVTNEPSEPAEPQRDGDDAHEALLSASFPPELPYSALRQDEGHPAEKPVLCLANQNGSRVECELGNPLRRGAEVRFFLILSTSGITLQTTDLAVELVLSTISEQPGLVPVVARARVVIELPLSVTGVAVPPRLFFGGTVRGESAVKHESQVGSAVRFEVTVSNRGQSVKTLGSAFLTLLWPHELPNGKWLLYPLYMELVVAPGQALPCSPAANPLRLALEPQGQTEQPTPGAWWVPAPAERRRNVTLDCAQGTARCRPFRCPLPSFERAAVLSARGRLWNGTFLEEFLAVTSVELIVRASVSVTSSIKNLVLRDASVQIPISIYLDPGAAVAGGVPWWVILLAVLAGIILLALLVAGLWKDAMPRHPAAPFRATRCHTTQPFHSILLHAMAPSHPAPPPTAQGTLGLRSTRVCPVCVYTWAVCGAVPVRVPLSEHQGTPGPGQR; this is encoded by the exons ATGGTGGGCGCTGCCCGGCTCTGGCCGCTCTGGCTGTGGTTGCTGCCCGCCGCCGCCTTCAACCTGGACACGGGCAGCGCCGTGCTCAAGGACGGTGCCAGCGGCAGCTTCTTCGGCTTCGCCGTGGCGCTGCACCGGCAGCTGAGCCCCGAACCCGCGGGTTG GCTGCTGGTGGGGGCCCCACAGGCACCAGCGCTGCCCAGCCAAGGTGCCAACCGCACTGGGGGACTCTTTGCCTGCCCCCTGACCCTGGAGCCCTCTGACTGCTGGCGGGTGCCCATTGATGATGGAG TGGACCTGGAGCGGGAGAGCAAAGAGAACCAGTGGCTGGGGGTGAGTGTGTCAAGCCAGGGTGCAGGCGGCAAGATTGTG ACCTGCGCGCACCGGTACGAGGCACGGCACCGCGTGCGGCAGCCGCTGGAGACCCGGGACGTTCTCGGCCGCTGCTTTGTGCTGGGCCAGGACCTGCGGGACGAGCCTGAGGGCGGTGACTGGAGCTTCTGCCGGGGGCGGCCGCAGGGCCACGAGCAGTTCGGGTCCTGCCAGCAAGGCCTGGCCGCAGCCTTCAGCCCTGACCGCCTCtacctgctgctgggagcacccGGCACCTACAACTGGAAGG GGTTCTCGGTGGCGTCGGGCGCGGGGCTGACGCGGCGGCAGGAGCTGAGCTTCGTCACCGGCGCCCCCCGCGCCAACCACACCGGAGCCGTTGTCATCCTGCGCCGCGACAGCGCGAACCGGCTGGTGCCCGAGGCCGTGGTGCcggggcagcagctcagctccgCCTTCGGGCACAGCGTGGCCGTGCTGGACCTCAACAGCGACGG GTGGCTGGACCTGGTGGTGGGGGCCCCCCACTTCTTCGAGCGCCAGAAGGAGATCGGGGGCGCCGCCTACGTCTACATCAACCCCTCGGGGCGCTGGGACGCCGCCACCCCCCTGCGCCTCAATGGCACCCGCGGCTCCATGTTCGGCATCGCCCTCAGCGCCGCCGGGGACCTCAACCACGACGGCTTCGAGG ACCTGGCCGTTGGAGCCCCCTTCGACGGCGCCGGCAAAGTCTACATCTACCACGGCAGCAGACTGGGCATTGTGGCTGCACCGGCgcag GTGCTGGACGGGGAGGCCGTGGGGGTAACGGCATTCGGGTATTCGCTCTCGGGGGGGCTGGACGTGGATGGGAACCTCTACCCTGACCTGCTTGTGGGATCCCTCTCAGACACTGTGGTGCTGTACAG AGCCCGCCCCGTCGTCCACGTCTCCAGCAATGTGACCCTGGACCCCCCCAACATCGACCTGGAGCAGAGCAACTGCCGGCACCACGAAGGCGTCTG CGTGGACGTCGGCGCCTGCTTCAGCTACACAGCCAGTCCTGGCAGCTTCGGCCCCCGCCTCG CGCTGCAGTACGTGCTGGACGCGGATGCTGAAAGGCGGCGCCTCGGCCACGCTCCCCGCGGCGCCTTCCTGAGCCGGCGCAGCTCAGACCCCGAGCACCAGTTCTCCGGCACCGTGGAGCTGCCGCGGCAGCAGGCGCGGGTCTGCGTCACAGCCACCTTCCAGCTCCAG GACAACATCCGTGACAAGCTGCGCCCCATCACCATGTCCTTGGCTTATGGCATCCATGGAGATGGGGCCACGCGGCAGCGCCAGGATTCAGCACGGCTCCGCCGGGGCTCGGTCCTGCCACCACTGTCACCTGCGCTAAGCCCACAGCAGCCCAACAGCCACCGCACTGAG gTTCACTTCCTgaagcagggctgtggggacGACAAGATCTGTCAGAGCAACCTCCAGCTCCACTTCCAGTTCTGCGCCCGCATCGGGGATGCCGAGTTCCTGCCACTGCCACG ggggGACGATGGTGCCGCCATCCTCGCCATCAGTGACCAGAAGGACGTGGCCCTGGAGATCTACGTCACCAATGAGCCCTCGGAGCCGGCAGAGCCGCAGCGGGATGGGGATGACGCACATGAGGCGCTGCTCAGCGCCTCCTTTCCCCCCGAGCTGCCCTACTCTGCCCTGCGTCAGGATGAGGGGCACCCCGCG GAGAAGCCGGTGCTGTGTCTCGCCAACCAGAATGGCTCCCGAGTGGAATGTGAGCTTGGGAACCCCCTGCGGCGTGGGGCCGAG GTCCGGTTCTTCCTCATCCTCAGCACCTCAGGCATCACGCTTCAGACCACAGACCTGGCGGTGGAGCTGGTGCTGTCCAC CATCAGCGAGCAGCCGGGGCTGGTGCCGGTGGTGGCTCGTGCACGTGTGGTCATCGAGCTGCCACTCTCAGTGACAGG CGTGGCGGTGCCACCGCGGCTCTTCTTTGGCGGCACCGTGCGGGGAGAGAGCGCCGTGAAGCACGAGAGCCAAGTGGGCAGCGCTGTGCGCTTCGAGGTGACG GTCTCCAACCGGGGCCAGTCGGTGAAGACGCTGGGCTCAGCCTTCCTGACGCTGCTCTGGCCCCACGAGCTCCCCAACGGGAAGTGGCTCCTGTACCCGCTGTACATGGAGCTGGTGGTGGCCCCAGGGCAAGCactgccctgcagccctgctgccaacCCCCTGCGCCTGGCACTG GAGCCCCAGGGGCAGACAGAGCAGCCCACACCGGGGGCCTGGTGGGTGCCGGCACCCGCCGAGAGGAGGAGGAATGTCACGTTG GACTGTGCCCAGGGCACTGCACGCTGCCGGCCATTCCGCTGCCCATTGCCCAGCTTTGAGCGCGCAGCTGTGCTGAGCGCTCGCGGCCGCCTCTGGAACGGCACCTTCCTGGAG GAGTTCCTGGCTGTCACCTCGGTGGAGCTCATCGTCCGCGCAAGCGTCTCGGTGACCTCCTCTATCAAGAACCTGGTGCTGAGGGATGCGTCGGTGCAG ATCCCCATCAGCATCTACCTGGACCCCGGCGCAGCGGTGGCGGGTGGTGTGCCCTGGTGGGTGAtcctgctggcagtgctggccGGCATCATCCTCCTGGCACTGCTCGTGGCCGGGCTCTGGAAG GATGCCATGCCACGCCACCCAGCCGCTCCATTCCGTGCCACCCGATGCCATACCACCCaaccattccattccattttactCCACGCCATGGCACCCAGCCATCCCGCTCCCCCCCCCACAGCACAGGGCACGTTGGGGCTGCGCAGCACACGCGTGTGTCCCGTGTGTGTGTACACGTGGGCTGTGTGCGGGGCCGTGCCGGTGCGGGTCCCTCTGAGCGAGCACCAAGGGACGCCCGGGCCGGGGCAGCGCTGA
- the ITGA7 gene encoding integrin alpha-7 isoform X1, whose amino-acid sequence MVGAARLWPLWLWLLPAAAFNLDTGSAVLKDGASGSFFGFAVALHRQLSPEPAGWLLVGAPQAPALPSQGANRTGGLFACPLTLEPSDCWRVPIDDGVDLERESKENQWLGVSVSSQGAGGKIVTCAHRYEARHRVRQPLETRDVLGRCFVLGQDLRDEPEGGDWSFCRGRPQGHEQFGSCQQGLAAAFSPDRLYLLLGAPGTYNWKGTLRVELLPQSPLDPLRFDDGPYEAGGEKEQDPTLIPVPANSYLGLLFATGVGGSEPDQVVYRSAAPGETVPGAAADLPHNSYVGFSVASGAGLTRRQELSFVTGAPRANHTGAVVILRRDSANRLVPEAVVPGQQLSSAFGHSVAVLDLNSDGWLDLVVGAPHFFERQKEIGGAAYVYINPSGRWDAATPLRLNGTRGSMFGIALSAAGDLNHDGFEDLAVGAPFDGAGKVYIYHGSRLGIVAAPAQVLDGEAVGVTAFGYSLSGGLDVDGNLYPDLLVGSLSDTVVLYRARPVVHVSSNVTLDPPNIDLEQSNCRHHEGVCVDVGACFSYTASPGSFGPRLALQYVLDADAERRRLGHAPRGAFLSRRSSDPEHQFSGTVELPRQQARVCVTATFQLQDNIRDKLRPITMSLAYGIHGDGATRQRQDSARLRRGSVLPPLSPALSPQQPNSHRTEVHFLKQGCGDDKICQSNLQLHFQFCARIGDAEFLPLPRGDDGAAILAISDQKDVALEIYVTNEPSEPAEPQRDGDDAHEALLSASFPPELPYSALRQDEGHPAEKPVLCLANQNGSRVECELGNPLRRGAEVRFFLILSTSGITLQTTDLAVELVLSTISEQPGLVPVVARARVVIELPLSVTGVAVPPRLFFGGTVRGESAVKHESQVGSAVRFEVTVSNRGQSVKTLGSAFLTLLWPHELPNGKWLLYPLYMELVVAPGQALPCSPAANPLRLALEPQGQTEQPTPGAWWVPAPAERRRNVTLDCAQGTARCRPFRCPLPSFERAAVLSARGRLWNGTFLEEFLAVTSVELIVRASVSVTSSIKNLVLRDASVQIPISIYLDPGAAVAGGVPWWVILLAVLAGIILLALLVAGLWKDAMPRHPAAPFRATRCHTTQPFHSILLHAMAPSHPAPPPTAQGTLGLRSTRVCPVCVYTWAVCGAVPVRVPLSEHQGTPGPGQR is encoded by the exons ATGGTGGGCGCTGCCCGGCTCTGGCCGCTCTGGCTGTGGTTGCTGCCCGCCGCCGCCTTCAACCTGGACACGGGCAGCGCCGTGCTCAAGGACGGTGCCAGCGGCAGCTTCTTCGGCTTCGCCGTGGCGCTGCACCGGCAGCTGAGCCCCGAACCCGCGGGTTG GCTGCTGGTGGGGGCCCCACAGGCACCAGCGCTGCCCAGCCAAGGTGCCAACCGCACTGGGGGACTCTTTGCCTGCCCCCTGACCCTGGAGCCCTCTGACTGCTGGCGGGTGCCCATTGATGATGGAG TGGACCTGGAGCGGGAGAGCAAAGAGAACCAGTGGCTGGGGGTGAGTGTGTCAAGCCAGGGTGCAGGCGGCAAGATTGTG ACCTGCGCGCACCGGTACGAGGCACGGCACCGCGTGCGGCAGCCGCTGGAGACCCGGGACGTTCTCGGCCGCTGCTTTGTGCTGGGCCAGGACCTGCGGGACGAGCCTGAGGGCGGTGACTGGAGCTTCTGCCGGGGGCGGCCGCAGGGCCACGAGCAGTTCGGGTCCTGCCAGCAAGGCCTGGCCGCAGCCTTCAGCCCTGACCGCCTCtacctgctgctgggagcacccGGCACCTACAACTGGAAGG GGACCCTGCGCGTGGAGCTGCTGCCCCAAAGCCCCCTGGACCCGCTGCGCTTCGACGACGGCCCCTACGAGGCAGGGGGCGAGAAGGAGCAGGACCCCACGCTCATCCCTGTGCCCGCCAACAGTTACCTGG GGCTGCTCTTCGCGACTGGCGTCGGCGGCTCCGAGCCCGACCAAGTGGTCTACAGGAGCGCGGCGCCCGGCGAGACCGTGCCCGGCGCGGCCGCAGACCTGCCCCACAATAGCTACGTGG GGTTCTCGGTGGCGTCGGGCGCGGGGCTGACGCGGCGGCAGGAGCTGAGCTTCGTCACCGGCGCCCCCCGCGCCAACCACACCGGAGCCGTTGTCATCCTGCGCCGCGACAGCGCGAACCGGCTGGTGCCCGAGGCCGTGGTGCcggggcagcagctcagctccgCCTTCGGGCACAGCGTGGCCGTGCTGGACCTCAACAGCGACGG GTGGCTGGACCTGGTGGTGGGGGCCCCCCACTTCTTCGAGCGCCAGAAGGAGATCGGGGGCGCCGCCTACGTCTACATCAACCCCTCGGGGCGCTGGGACGCCGCCACCCCCCTGCGCCTCAATGGCACCCGCGGCTCCATGTTCGGCATCGCCCTCAGCGCCGCCGGGGACCTCAACCACGACGGCTTCGAGG ACCTGGCCGTTGGAGCCCCCTTCGACGGCGCCGGCAAAGTCTACATCTACCACGGCAGCAGACTGGGCATTGTGGCTGCACCGGCgcag GTGCTGGACGGGGAGGCCGTGGGGGTAACGGCATTCGGGTATTCGCTCTCGGGGGGGCTGGACGTGGATGGGAACCTCTACCCTGACCTGCTTGTGGGATCCCTCTCAGACACTGTGGTGCTGTACAG AGCCCGCCCCGTCGTCCACGTCTCCAGCAATGTGACCCTGGACCCCCCCAACATCGACCTGGAGCAGAGCAACTGCCGGCACCACGAAGGCGTCTG CGTGGACGTCGGCGCCTGCTTCAGCTACACAGCCAGTCCTGGCAGCTTCGGCCCCCGCCTCG CGCTGCAGTACGTGCTGGACGCGGATGCTGAAAGGCGGCGCCTCGGCCACGCTCCCCGCGGCGCCTTCCTGAGCCGGCGCAGCTCAGACCCCGAGCACCAGTTCTCCGGCACCGTGGAGCTGCCGCGGCAGCAGGCGCGGGTCTGCGTCACAGCCACCTTCCAGCTCCAG GACAACATCCGTGACAAGCTGCGCCCCATCACCATGTCCTTGGCTTATGGCATCCATGGAGATGGGGCCACGCGGCAGCGCCAGGATTCAGCACGGCTCCGCCGGGGCTCGGTCCTGCCACCACTGTCACCTGCGCTAAGCCCACAGCAGCCCAACAGCCACCGCACTGAG gTTCACTTCCTgaagcagggctgtggggacGACAAGATCTGTCAGAGCAACCTCCAGCTCCACTTCCAGTTCTGCGCCCGCATCGGGGATGCCGAGTTCCTGCCACTGCCACG ggggGACGATGGTGCCGCCATCCTCGCCATCAGTGACCAGAAGGACGTGGCCCTGGAGATCTACGTCACCAATGAGCCCTCGGAGCCGGCAGAGCCGCAGCGGGATGGGGATGACGCACATGAGGCGCTGCTCAGCGCCTCCTTTCCCCCCGAGCTGCCCTACTCTGCCCTGCGTCAGGATGAGGGGCACCCCGCG GAGAAGCCGGTGCTGTGTCTCGCCAACCAGAATGGCTCCCGAGTGGAATGTGAGCTTGGGAACCCCCTGCGGCGTGGGGCCGAG GTCCGGTTCTTCCTCATCCTCAGCACCTCAGGCATCACGCTTCAGACCACAGACCTGGCGGTGGAGCTGGTGCTGTCCAC CATCAGCGAGCAGCCGGGGCTGGTGCCGGTGGTGGCTCGTGCACGTGTGGTCATCGAGCTGCCACTCTCAGTGACAGG CGTGGCGGTGCCACCGCGGCTCTTCTTTGGCGGCACCGTGCGGGGAGAGAGCGCCGTGAAGCACGAGAGCCAAGTGGGCAGCGCTGTGCGCTTCGAGGTGACG GTCTCCAACCGGGGCCAGTCGGTGAAGACGCTGGGCTCAGCCTTCCTGACGCTGCTCTGGCCCCACGAGCTCCCCAACGGGAAGTGGCTCCTGTACCCGCTGTACATGGAGCTGGTGGTGGCCCCAGGGCAAGCactgccctgcagccctgctgccaacCCCCTGCGCCTGGCACTG GAGCCCCAGGGGCAGACAGAGCAGCCCACACCGGGGGCCTGGTGGGTGCCGGCACCCGCCGAGAGGAGGAGGAATGTCACGTTG GACTGTGCCCAGGGCACTGCACGCTGCCGGCCATTCCGCTGCCCATTGCCCAGCTTTGAGCGCGCAGCTGTGCTGAGCGCTCGCGGCCGCCTCTGGAACGGCACCTTCCTGGAG GAGTTCCTGGCTGTCACCTCGGTGGAGCTCATCGTCCGCGCAAGCGTCTCGGTGACCTCCTCTATCAAGAACCTGGTGCTGAGGGATGCGTCGGTGCAG ATCCCCATCAGCATCTACCTGGACCCCGGCGCAGCGGTGGCGGGTGGTGTGCCCTGGTGGGTGAtcctgctggcagtgctggccGGCATCATCCTCCTGGCACTGCTCGTGGCCGGGCTCTGGAAG GATGCCATGCCACGCCACCCAGCCGCTCCATTCCGTGCCACCCGATGCCATACCACCCaaccattccattccattttactCCACGCCATGGCACCCAGCCATCCCGCTCCCCCCCCCACAGCACAGGGCACGTTGGGGCTGCGCAGCACACGCGTGTGTCCCGTGTGTGTGTACACGTGGGCTGTGTGCGGGGCCGTGCCGGTGCGGGTCCCTCTGAGCGAGCACCAAGGGACGCCCGGGCCGGGGCAGCGCTGA